The window CCACATGTGCTTTCTCCTCTAGCCTTGACTACGCTCTCCTGGTCTTCAATCAGATCTCCGAACCTGAAAGCCATATCTGTAATAGAGTTTTGAGAGAATTATCAAGGTCCCATGAACCGGACAGGACGCTTCAGTTGtaccagaggatgaggagagAAGGCATCGGGCTTGATAGATTTAGTTTTCCGCCACTATTGAAGGCGTCAGCTAGGGTTTCTGCGTTGGGTGAAGGTTTGGAGATTCATGGGCTCTCTTCGAAGTTGGGGTTTGACTCGGATCCCTTCATCCAGACGGGTTTTGTTAGTGTTTATGCAGCCTGTGGACGAATTTTTGAGGCGCGGCTGATGTTTGATAAAATGTCGCACAGAGACGTGGTTACTTGGAGCATTATAATTGATGGGTATGGTGGGTTATAGTTTCTCTCGATCAATAGTCAAACCAATCTGATTGGAGCCTTGCTTTGCTTATTGTCGAGGATGACAAGCATGGTTTTTTCGAACTGAAACTTTCTGTATTAAGTAATTTCAGCTTTTGGCCTTCCGATTTTTTTCACTAGATTGAAAGTTAGATTTGTgaataaacaaaatttaaaattttaactcACTGTTTCAATTGGTATTTTTGTTCATTAGTTATTGCCAGAGTGGCCTTTACGAAGAGGCCTTACTGCTGTTCGACGAGATGAAGAGCTCTGGTGTGGAACCAGACAAGATGGTTCTTGCCACCATCCTTTCTGCTTGTGGCCGTGCTGGAAATCTAGACTATGGCAAAGTGATTCATGAGTACATCAGCGATAAGAATGCCAGCATGGATTCTCATTTGCAGAGTGCCCTTATCACAATGTACTCGAATTGTGGGGCCATGGACCGGGCTCAACTTTTGTTTGATAAGATGTCACCAAAGAACTTGGTGGTCTCTACTGCCATGGTTTCTGCGTATTCGAAACTAGGAAAGGTCGAAGTTGCTCGCTCTATTTTCAATCAAATGGTGGAGAAGGATTTGGTTTGTTGGAGTGCAATGATTTCTGGCTATGCAGAGACTGACTGGCCCCAGGAAGGTCTTAAACTGTTCGATGAAATGCGAGCCTCAGGTATTAAGCCTGATCAGGTCACCATGTTGAGTGTTATTTCATCTTGTGCTCAACTTGGAGCAATGGATCAAGCCAAATGGATTCATACCTTCACGGATGAGAATGGATTTGGAGACATTTTGCCAGTGAACAATGCCCTGATTGACATGTATGCAAAATGTGGGGATGTAAATGGTGCAAGGAGTATCTTTGACAGGATGCCTCGAAGAAATGTGGTATCTTGGACAAGCATGATCACAGCACTTGCAATGCATGGGGATGCTGATAATGCATTAAAGCTCTTTGAAGGAATGAAAGACGACGGAATCAAACCCAACCAAGTAACCTTTGTGGGTGTGCTCTATGCTTGTAGCCATGCCGGGCTAGTTGAGAAGGGCCGTCAAGTCTTCGCCTCCATGATCGAGGAGTTCAACATTATGCCTAAGCATGAGCACTATGGGTGTATGGTCGACCTCCTTGGTCGTGCGAACCTCCTTAGGGAAGCACTTGAGCTTGTGGAGGCAATGCCATTTCCACCAAATGTTGTTGTTTGGGGATCCTTGTTGGCTGCTTGTAGAGTCCATGGCAAGGTTGAATTAGGGGAGTTTGCAGCAAAAAGGCTTCTTCAGCTGGAACCAGATCATGATGGGGCTCATGTGCTCTTATCAAACATTTATGCTAAGGCAAAGAGATGGGATGAGGTTGGGGCAGTGAGAAATTTGATGAAACAAAGAGGGATCACCAAGGAGAGGGGATGGAGTAGGATCGGAATAAACAGTGAGATACATGAATTTGTGACTGCTGATAGGAAACACAGAATGACTAGTATGATTTATAAGAAGTTAGATGAGATTGTTGATGAGCTTAAGTTGGTGGGTTATGCTCCGGATACTTGTAGTGTGTTGGTTGATTTagacgaagaagagaaaaaggaagtgGTTCTATGGCATAGTGAGAAACTAGCCCTTTGTTTAGGACTAATGAGTGTTGCTAAGGGGTCTTGTATTCACATAGTTAAGAATCTTAGGGTCTGTGAGGATTGTCACACTTTTATGAAGTTGGTTTCTAAGGTGTTTGAGAGGGAGATAATTGTTAGAGATAGGACCCGCTTTCACCATTACAAATTTGGTATGTGTTCCTGTAAAGACTACTGGTGATTGTATTTGATTGAAACTTGGATCATACATTGCATTGTGCCTGGACTCTTTCGGTGTCAATCAGGGACGGTTCAAGGTATTTCTGGGATTCAAAAAGCCGAATCGAATGGGCTGAACCAATCAATTCGGATTGGAATTTGTCAAGCCCAATCTCGATTCAGGCGGATTTGTCCATGTATAGAATCTAGGGTTGGGGCAGATCAtggcttagttagtaagttcgtgTATTATATGCGTATTATACATATATCCGAacgtttaattcaaaaaaacatattttactatatatttttgtatatatggtaaaataatcattttttaaGTGTACCcatattatacacgtattaaacacGAATTAAACGCGTTTCATACTTTTTAACTTAAGTTTAgttttgttaaaaaataaaaaaactcaaaacttaaagaagaaaaaacgcaAAACAAAACTCTTGCATAATACgattttggtcttcttctcttcgaACCCTACCCATCGACTGCCCCCattccattcatcttcttcatctctgttCTCATTTCAGTTCAAGTGGTCGGCGAGACTTCCTTTGAGACTGAATACCCCCTGCTCCCTTCCAATCATCGGTTCCCCTTTCAGTTTAGGTGGCCGGTTAATTGCAGCTAGATAAATCGGTGATTGCAGAGGCAGATAAgctttgttcctcttcttcttccccgtCTCAGTTCGCCAAACGATTGCAGCGGTGATTGCAGTGGTGGCTTCAATCTGAGGTTCTCTTTTCTTCGTCCCTATAAGtcgttcctcttctttttctctgttttttttttttttttttttttttttttttttttgcgtggaacaaaattttcataatcAAATATGGTTCGAGTAACATGAGTTGACAAAACTACTATTTGATGCAATTGATCATTGACTATAATTTAAATGCCCTATGAAGTAATAGACCATTAAGCACAAGCTTGACAGTAAGTCATCGGAGTTCTACATATGACTATATAAATTTTTAACCTGCTACTAAGGTACATGAACTTCCATTGGTGATGTTAGTTCATCTTAAAGATGAGTTCTAGAACATATTATatcttattatttattattatttttttatgtctGATGAGAtacttttattgatattttgatttgttaaatgataatcttatgagatgtaataggggatattatattgtgtttattttagttgtgaggtttcttttttataaaatcaTTGTCTGTATGCTATAATTTTGTTTATTAAGTGGTGCATGtctattacatagtgaataCATGCCTGTATTTCTACTTATATAGCTGTTGTATTAAATACATATTAAATACGTATCGTATTATTGTCGTATGCATTATATTATGCCATATTTTTGGAAAAGTATTATTatcgtctagtccgtttaattgctgAACGTATCCATTTCCGTTCAATTGTCGTTCCTAAACTTACTAAGAATCATGGACTATTTTTGCCAATTCCTAACCTATTCAGCTCGATTCTGTCTAGATTTAGATCTTGATTTCAgaattttgaaattgggatGGTTCTTAATCGGATTGGAACTTGTAGAGGCCAGTTTTTTCAtatatggaatctagggttagggcagaTCATGGCCTATTCTGATTGATTTCTAACCTACTCAGCCAGATTCTATGCTGATCCAAAGATCTTGATTtcgagattttgaaccttgaggTAATTGGGACAGTTCGGTTCTTAATCGTTTATGATCCCAAGGGGTCAATCCCAAAACCGTCTtgttattaaatggtttcaaaattaaaatttggtcCTATACAATAATGGAATGTCTCGGTTCCGATTCTTTGCCGGTTATAAGCACTCAAAGACTCAATTAAATCCAAAATTCCGAAGTatataaattaagggaaaagttttcattcaCACCCGGTGAAAGAAAATCAACCATCCTAGGGCCATTATACTCCCCCCGATAGGATGAAGTTGATaaaaaccccaccccacccaatGCTCGATCCCCTCTCCCACCGATCTAGACCCCTAGATTAAGGGAGAATCCcttatagggatgtaaacggatcggattcggctcgaatagtgctatatctgcatccgcatccgattagttttcggacggattcggatagtgctaaatggatacggacacggatacagattggatgttttatccgtttacatgtaaatatagcttttcggatagctatagtcttTCTGTAACcacatccatttagctttcagacggattcggatagtactaaacagatacgaacatAGTTACATAAAcgaatttcggctattcatttacacccctaatccCTTGACTCTTGGGGTGGTAAAACTTAATCCTTTACATAATTTTCCAAATATACAAATATTGAATATAAAAACattaaactttattttcttcttggtAATAATGAGATAATGCTAATAAGTAGTAATAATAATTAAGTGTTAACTAGGATTAAATATGTATCTTAAATGATCTTCATGGTTccagttccttttttttttgggtaaattacacgtcaccccctggttttcaaacgaaactcagatcaccccctggtttttgaaaaaactcaaatcacctcctctacagtaacggagttagtctgttgttagttattggtgtgaaaggactattttacccttgtactaaaacattataattaaatttacaatactacccttccttcatcttcaacattggtcaaggataatttagggatttaaatttatttaactggctgacatcatcatttaacaacataaaactaacagtagagactaatttgtcatattggggtctaaaccatgtggtgatttaagttttttcaaaaatcagggggtgatctaagtttagtttgaaaatcagggggtgacatgtaattta is drawn from Telopea speciosissima isolate NSW1024214 ecotype Mountain lineage chromosome 1, Tspe_v1, whole genome shotgun sequence and contains these coding sequences:
- the LOC122648650 gene encoding pentatricopeptide repeat-containing protein At4g14820: MRGAPPSLTEKAETENVMATINQTPLAFPSRQNPKSNNLRHHHLFSALTSATNLAQLKQIHAQILRSGFDRSTSLLLKLVVSTCAFSSSLDYALLVFNQISEPESHICNRVLRELSRSHEPDRTLQLYQRMRREGIGLDRFSFPPLLKASARVSALGEGLEIHGLSSKLGFDSDPFIQTGFVSVYAACGRIFEARLMFDKMSHRDVVTWSIIIDGYCQSGLYEEALLLFDEMKSSGVEPDKMVLATILSACGRAGNLDYGKVIHEYISDKNASMDSHLQSALITMYSNCGAMDRAQLLFDKMSPKNLVVSTAMVSAYSKLGKVEVARSIFNQMVEKDLVCWSAMISGYAETDWPQEGLKLFDEMRASGIKPDQVTMLSVISSCAQLGAMDQAKWIHTFTDENGFGDILPVNNALIDMYAKCGDVNGARSIFDRMPRRNVVSWTSMITALAMHGDADNALKLFEGMKDDGIKPNQVTFVGVLYACSHAGLVEKGRQVFASMIEEFNIMPKHEHYGCMVDLLGRANLLREALELVEAMPFPPNVVVWGSLLAACRVHGKVELGEFAAKRLLQLEPDHDGAHVLLSNIYAKAKRWDEVGAVRNLMKQRGITKERGWSRIGINSEIHEFVTADRKHRMTSMIYKKLDEIVDELKLVGYAPDTCSVLVDLDEEEKKEVVLWHSEKLALCLGLMSVAKGSCIHIVKNLRVCEDCHTFMKLVSKVFEREIIVRDRTRFHHYKFGMCSCKDYW